The DNA segment ATCGCTGATATCTACCGTAGCATAACGCTGAATACGGTTGATCGCCATTTCGTCCAGGATATCCACAAAGTTCTTATAAGTTGAAGCATCATCTGCTTTTATAATCACTACTACATCTTCGGGTTCACCTTTTGCATTTCTCAATTGGGCAACCTGATCCCGCTTCTTGATAATCACATCCCTGATCCCGCCTTTATTCGCAAAATTAGTGGCTTTAAAGAAGTCAGGATTAGCAGATGCATTAGGATCCTGGGCTAAACCCTCATAGTAATATACCTCATCTTTCTTTCCCAAAAGAATGGTCAGCGCAGTACTTTCTTTTACCTTGTTCTGCTCCTTCTCATCTTTGGTATCCTTTGGCATGGTCAAGTCCATTGTTTTGGGCTTGGACATGGTAGTGGTAAGCATGAAAAAGGTAATCAGCAGGAAACCTAAGTCCACCATGGGAGTCATATCCACACGGGTAGACTGCTTCTTCGATTTCGTCCCTTTATGTTTTCCTTTCCCACCACTACTACTGGTATCCATTTCTGCCATAGTGGTAAATTTTAATTTTTTATAATTAGCGGTACCTCCTTCCGGAAATACCAGCCTTTTACTTCTTAGTTGACTCTACCTCAGCTGCAGCAGTTCCCTCAGGAATAGCTTCCAGGTTGGTTACCAGGTTCAGCTTTTGAATGTGCTTGGACTTAAATGTTTCCAGGATTTCCTTGATCTTAGGATAAGGCGTTTCGTTATCCGCCTTGATACAGTATTTCAGTTTCCTGATATCTGCAGCCTGTGCAGCATTACCGTACTCTATCCATACTGCCAGTTCATTATTGGCAGAATCCGTAGGAATACCTTTTTCAAGTCCTGCTGCCTTTCTTTCTTCTGCTCCCATGGAAAGGTAGCTTTTCAGATCCTTCAGATCAGTACCCACACTGGCGCCAGTAATGAAATTATTAATTTCTTTCTGGTCCAGGCCAAGTTTGTACTGTTGATCCAGATCCTGAATCAGCTTTTTCCTTTTTGTCTGGCCATCCATGCTGAAAAACACTCTACCGTCCTTATCCACTGTGAATAACATCACATCAGAATCAGGCAATAAAGTTGCAGCAATAGACGAAGGAGTAACTACCGTTACCGGCTC comes from the Chitinophaga sp. H8 genome and includes:
- a CDS encoding ExbD/TolR family protein — its product is MAEMDTSSSGGKGKHKGTKSKKQSTRVDMTPMVDLGFLLITFFMLTTTMSKPKTMDLTMPKDTKDEKEQNKVKESTALTILLGKKDEVYYYEGLAQDPNASANPDFFKATNFANKGGIRDVIIKKRDQVAQLRNAKGEPEDVVVIIKADDASTYKNFVDILDEMAINRIQRYATVDISDQDKTWIKQTESANKVQ
- a CDS encoding ExbD/TolR family protein, which codes for MPKVKMPRKSTLVDMTAMCDVAFLLLTFFMLATKFKPDEPVTVVTPSSIAATLLPDSDVMLFTVDKDGRVFFSMDGQTKRKKLIQDLDQQYKLGLDQKEINNFITGASVGTDLKDLKSYLSMGAEERKAAGLEKGIPTDSANNELAVWIEYGNAAQAADIRKLKYCIKADNETPYPKIKEILETFKSKHIQKLNLVTNLEAIPEGTAAAEVESTKK